In a single window of the Schistocerca americana isolate TAMUIC-IGC-003095 chromosome X, iqSchAmer2.1, whole genome shotgun sequence genome:
- the LOC124555970 gene encoding uncharacterized protein LOC124555970, with product MSLDFINREDFISEAESRPAIWDVKSDDYSNKVVETNAWQEIITKFVPDFNEKSTDEKEWVGPKEMEELKGQLHQGVIKEMRGSAATGRKEYIYFEQLRFLTIDCKSTTSSIENYDDSDRYEFDGGENLDQETREKTAVRHQKRSREKKGVEEEDDMLYHILKEKCATKHNSSQQEDEACSCSI from the exons ATGAGTTTAGATTTCATTAACAGGGAAGATTTTATAAGTGAAGCAGAAAGTCGTCCTGCTATTTGGGATGTCAAAAGCGATGACTATAGCAACAAAGTGGTGGAAACGAATGCGTGGCAAGAAATTATAacgaagtttgtgcctgatttcaatgagaagagcaCAGATGAAAAAGAATG GGTTGGtcctaaggaaatggaagagcTTAAGGGACAGTTACACCAGGGAGTTATTAAGGAAATGAGGGGTTCTGCAGCAACTGGTAGGAAGGAGTACATCTACTTCGAGCAGCTGCGATTCTTAACAATTGACTGTAAGAGTACTACTTCTAGTATTGAGAATTATGATGATAGTGACAGATATGAGTTTGATGGAGGAGAAAATTTAGACCAGGAGACACGTGAAAAAACTGCCGTGAGACATCAAAAAAGGTCACGTGAAAAGAAGGGTGTTGAAGAAGAAGATGATATGCTATACCACATTTTGAAGGAAAAGTGCGCCACAAAACACAATTCAAGTCAACAAGAAGACGAAGCTTGTTCATGCAGTATTTAG